A genomic window from Halorubrum trapanicum includes:
- a CDS encoding RNA-guided endonuclease TnpB family protein has protein sequence MRRTNTFAVRPLSEDGEQLLRDLLDASAALWNEVTYQRLMRYNDEDRFEGGVWDADTGQLEGTYKGVLGASTAQQVIRKNSEAWRAFFRLKEQYHDASNTSVTDHPEPPGFRGNEAEGRQLKTVIRNTSYTIEWGDRSRLEILVGSELKDRYDHTGRLRLEVAGEPNWPDYEKQGRLDLWYDETDGTFRASQPVTVSDETRATPLAAETAALDIGANNLVACTTTTGEQYLYEGRDLFARFRETTQEIARLQAKLEAGRHSSERIRRLYRKRTRRRDHAQAALCRDVIERLYAEGVDTVYIGDLTGVLETHWSVEANAKTHNFWAFRKFVDRLVCTAEEYGISVEVRSEAWTSQECPQCGSTDRTTRHQETLTCPCGFEGHADLTASKTFLERQTEQEVRPMARPVRFEWDDHDWSGQPRPHDSPKEARTDRSTVDSHGNLASGETA, from the coding sequence GTGAGGCGTACCAACACGTTCGCAGTACGTCCGCTCTCCGAGGACGGAGAGCAGCTGCTACGGGACCTGTTGGACGCTTCCGCCGCTCTCTGGAACGAAGTCACTTATCAGCGGCTCATGCGGTACAACGACGAAGACAGATTCGAAGGCGGGGTGTGGGATGCCGATACGGGCCAGCTTGAAGGCACATACAAAGGCGTTCTCGGCGCATCCACCGCCCAACAGGTAATCCGGAAGAACAGCGAGGCGTGGCGAGCGTTCTTCCGGCTGAAAGAGCAGTATCACGACGCCTCGAACACGTCCGTCACGGATCACCCTGAACCGCCGGGCTTCCGTGGCAATGAGGCCGAGGGGCGTCAGCTCAAGACCGTTATTCGCAACACATCATATACCATCGAATGGGGTGACCGCTCCCGGCTCGAGATACTGGTCGGGAGTGAATTGAAAGACAGATACGACCACACTGGACGTCTCCGACTCGAAGTCGCCGGCGAGCCGAACTGGCCCGACTACGAAAAACAGGGCCGACTAGACCTGTGGTACGACGAGACCGACGGCACCTTCCGAGCTTCGCAGCCCGTGACTGTTTCTGACGAGACACGGGCAACTCCACTGGCCGCAGAAACGGCCGCTCTGGATATCGGTGCGAACAATCTGGTTGCTTGTACCACGACGACCGGCGAACAGTATCTATACGAGGGACGCGACCTGTTCGCCCGCTTCCGCGAGACGACACAAGAGATTGCCCGGTTACAGGCCAAACTCGAAGCGGGTCGACACAGCAGCGAGCGCATCCGGCGGCTGTATCGCAAGCGTACTCGGCGCCGCGATCACGCGCAAGCAGCGCTGTGTCGTGACGTGATCGAACGGCTGTACGCCGAGGGTGTCGACACGGTGTATATCGGTGACCTGACGGGCGTGTTAGAGACGCACTGGTCCGTTGAGGCAAACGCCAAGACACACAATTTCTGGGCGTTCCGGAAATTCGTGGACCGACTGGTCTGTACCGCCGAAGAGTACGGTATCTCGGTTGAGGTGCGGTCGGAAGCGTGGACGAGTCAGGAGTGCCCGCAGTGCGGGTCGACAGATCGAACCACGCGGCATCAGGAGACGCTGACGTGTCCGTGCGGGTTCGAGGGACACGCGGATCTCACGGCGTCGAAAACGTTCCTCGAGCGGCAGACAGAGCAAGAGGTCAGGCCGATGGCACGGCCCGTGCGATTCGAGTGGGACGACCACGACTGGTCGGGGCAACCACGCCCTCACGACAGTCCCAAAGAAGCGCGCACAGACCGGAGTACCGTCGACAGTCACGGGAACCTTGCCTCCGGGGAGACGGCATAG
- a CDS encoding Gfo/Idh/MocA family protein yields MPASSNGSTSLEFGVLGTASIARKAVIPAIAASDHAVGAVASRDAARAERFAAENSIPRSYGSYEALLDDDALDAVYVPLPNGSHAEWTKRAADAGLDVLCEKPLAADADEARAVVDHCEERGVTLMEAFMYRYHPRTERAVALAADELDDVRTVTATFRFPLYDRPNDVRLDPDLAGGSLMDVGCYPVSLARTILGEPDRAYAHAGDTRDAGVDTELAGVLAYDDGRSARVASGFDTQLVQRYRVDAPDGWVEVERAFDAPTDEPVELEYEIDGRHGVETFPAVDQYRLQVDHFAERVADGTAPLTDGAEAIANMEVIDALAASAADGGPVDL; encoded by the coding sequence ATGCCAGCTTCATCGAACGGCTCGACGAGCCTCGAATTCGGCGTCCTCGGCACCGCGTCGATCGCCCGGAAAGCGGTGATCCCGGCGATCGCCGCCAGCGACCACGCCGTCGGCGCGGTGGCGTCCCGCGACGCCGCCCGCGCGGAGCGGTTCGCCGCCGAGAACTCGATCCCCCGCAGCTACGGCTCCTACGAGGCGCTGCTCGACGACGACGCGCTCGACGCGGTGTACGTCCCGCTCCCGAACGGAAGCCACGCCGAGTGGACGAAACGCGCCGCGGACGCCGGCCTGGACGTCCTCTGCGAGAAGCCGCTGGCCGCCGACGCCGACGAGGCGCGGGCGGTGGTCGACCACTGCGAGGAACGGGGCGTCACGCTGATGGAGGCGTTCATGTACCGGTACCATCCGCGCACCGAGCGCGCCGTCGCGCTCGCGGCCGACGAGCTCGACGACGTCCGCACGGTGACGGCCACCTTCCGGTTCCCGCTGTACGACCGCCCGAACGACGTGCGGCTCGACCCCGACCTCGCGGGCGGGTCGCTGATGGACGTCGGCTGCTACCCCGTCTCGCTCGCTCGGACGATTCTCGGGGAGCCGGACCGCGCGTACGCCCACGCCGGCGACACCCGGGACGCCGGCGTCGACACGGAGCTCGCGGGCGTGCTCGCGTACGACGACGGCCGCTCGGCGCGGGTCGCGTCCGGTTTCGACACCCAACTGGTCCAGCGGTACCGCGTCGACGCGCCCGACGGCTGGGTCGAAGTCGAGCGCGCGTTCGACGCCCCGACCGACGAGCCCGTCGAGCTGGAGTACGAGATCGACGGCCGGCACGGCGTCGAGACGTTCCCCGCGGTCGACCAGTACCGGCTCCAGGTCGACCACTTCGCCGAGCGCGTCGCCGACGGGACCGCCCCCCTGACGGATGGGGCGGAGGCGATAGCGAACATGGAGGTCATCGACGCGCTCGCCGCGAGCGCCGCCGACGGCGGCCCGGTCGACCTCTGA
- a CDS encoding antitoxin VapB family protein, with product MSRQVRLEDDVYERIKANKRDDESFSDAVGRLIGGRSLRDLRGVFDEEQVSEMRTAVEAADRADRDEVREVAERFE from the coding sequence ATGTCACGTCAAGTGCGGCTCGAGGACGATGTGTACGAGCGCATCAAGGCAAACAAACGAGATGATGAATCGTTTAGCGACGCTGTCGGGCGACTCATTGGGGGGCGCTCCCTTCGTGATCTCCGCGGCGTCTTTGACGAGGAGCAAGTGAGCGAGATGCGGACCGCAGTCGAAGCTGCTGACCGGGCGGACCGCGATGAGGTCCGTGAAGTTGCGGAGCGGTTCGAATGA
- the kdgK1 gene encoding bifunctional 2-dehydro-3-deoxygluconokinase/2-dehydro-3-deoxygalactonokinase, whose amino-acid sequence MAPVTDLVTFGETMLRLSPPRGERLETTRDLTVQAGGAESNVAVGAARLGADARWLSKLPDSPLGRRIVTELRSHGVRPGVAWADPDESRVGTYYLEHGGEPRGTNVIYDRADAAITTVEPDELPTDAVAEAEWFHTTGITPALSEATAATTTALLRTAGEAGTTRSFDLNYRAKLWDPETARAAYEDLFEHVDTLFVPRRDAREVLDREGGAVEIAHGLATEFGFDTVVVTRGLEGAVALHDGSVYEQDVYEAETFDAIGTGDAFVAGYVAERLRGGDLPAALRWGSATAALKRTTDGDLAVTNLAEVRDVIDGEGGIDR is encoded by the coding sequence GTGGCGCCGGTGACCGACCTCGTCACGTTCGGCGAGACGATGCTCCGGCTGTCGCCGCCGCGCGGCGAGCGGCTGGAGACGACGCGCGACCTGACCGTCCAGGCCGGCGGCGCGGAGAGCAACGTCGCGGTCGGGGCCGCGCGGCTCGGCGCCGACGCCCGCTGGCTCTCGAAGCTCCCCGACTCGCCGCTCGGCCGGCGGATCGTGACCGAGCTACGGAGCCACGGCGTCCGGCCGGGCGTCGCGTGGGCGGACCCGGACGAAAGTCGGGTAGGGACCTACTACCTCGAACACGGCGGCGAGCCGCGCGGGACGAACGTGATCTACGACCGCGCCGACGCGGCGATCACGACCGTCGAGCCCGACGAGCTGCCGACGGACGCGGTCGCCGAGGCGGAGTGGTTCCACACGACGGGGATCACGCCCGCCCTCTCGGAGGCGACCGCGGCGACGACGACCGCGCTGTTGCGAACCGCCGGCGAGGCGGGGACCACGCGCTCGTTCGACCTGAACTACCGGGCGAAGCTCTGGGACCCGGAGACGGCGCGGGCGGCCTACGAGGACCTGTTCGAGCACGTCGACACCCTGTTCGTCCCGCGGCGGGACGCCCGCGAGGTGCTCGACCGCGAGGGCGGCGCCGTCGAGATCGCGCACGGGCTCGCCACGGAGTTCGGCTTCGACACGGTCGTCGTCACCCGCGGGCTGGAGGGGGCGGTCGCGCTCCACGACGGCTCGGTGTACGAGCAGGACGTGTACGAGGCGGAGACGTTCGACGCGATCGGCACCGGTGACGCGTTCGTCGCCGGCTACGTCGCGGAGCGGCTGCGCGGCGGGGACCTCCCCGCGGCGCTCCGGTGGGGGTCTGCGACCGCGGCGCTGAAACGCACCACCGACGGCGACCTCGCGGTGACGAACCTGGCGGAGGTCCGCGACGTCATCGACGGCGAGGGCGGGATCGACCGGTGA
- a CDS encoding PIN domain-containing protein: MIVDTSFVLDVIGDVDAAVTKERELEAESIPLVIPSMTALELYIGVGKVANTRAERQAVDAVLASYPIVDMTPSVSRRAGQLLGERMAAADEGDGPGIGKGDAVIAATAVERDESVLAADSHFATIPGVSVETYR, from the coding sequence ATGATTGTTGACACAAGTTTTGTCTTAGACGTTATCGGCGACGTTGATGCGGCTGTCACGAAAGAGCGGGAACTCGAAGCTGAGAGTATTCCCTTGGTGATCCCCTCGATGACCGCTCTCGAGCTGTACATTGGCGTTGGGAAGGTGGCAAACACACGTGCGGAGCGGCAAGCAGTCGATGCTGTGCTTGCGTCGTACCCGATCGTAGACATGACTCCGAGTGTTTCTCGGCGGGCTGGGCAGCTCCTCGGTGAACGGATGGCAGCGGCAGACGAAGGTGATGGACCCGGTATCGGGAAAGGCGACGCAGTGATCGCCGCAACCGCGGTGGAACGCGATGAATCCGTCCTGGCCGCCGACAGTCACTTCGCTACGATTCCTGGTGTCTCTGTGGAAACATACCGGTGA
- a CDS encoding MBL fold metallo-hydrolase produces MELTPGVHGLPLRVSMDDREATFNATAVETPRGLLLIDVGLPDTADVLEAALDDEGLALADTWGILVTHQDPDHAGCLATVVDRTDAVVFAHETEAPYLEGDEELVKSSEERPLSIDPTTVDVRLTGGETFATAAGPMEVIATPGHSPGHVSAHFPDAELLVSADALNVVDGALVGPRPEVTQDLETAWESVETLADLAVTETFCFHGGHVAAGTDRIRELAVDR; encoded by the coding sequence ATGGAACTGACGCCGGGCGTACACGGGCTCCCGTTACGGGTATCGATGGACGACCGCGAGGCGACGTTCAACGCGACCGCCGTCGAGACGCCGCGGGGACTCCTCCTGATCGACGTCGGCCTCCCCGACACCGCGGACGTCCTCGAGGCCGCGCTCGACGACGAGGGACTGGCCCTCGCCGACACCTGGGGGATCCTCGTCACCCATCAGGATCCGGACCACGCCGGCTGTCTGGCGACCGTCGTCGACCGGACCGACGCCGTCGTCTTCGCCCACGAGACGGAGGCGCCGTACCTGGAGGGCGACGAGGAGCTCGTCAAATCCAGCGAAGAGCGACCGCTGTCGATCGACCCGACGACGGTCGACGTCCGCCTGACGGGGGGCGAGACGTTCGCGACCGCCGCGGGGCCGATGGAGGTGATCGCGACGCCCGGCCACAGTCCGGGGCACGTGTCGGCGCACTTCCCCGACGCGGAGCTCCTCGTCAGCGCCGACGCGCTCAACGTCGTCGACGGCGCGCTCGTCGGGCCCCGCCCCGAGGTGACGCAGGACCTCGAAACCGCGTGGGAGAGCGTCGAGACGCTCGCCGATCTGGCCGTGACGGAGACGTTCTGCTTCCACGGCGGCCACGTCGCCGCGGGGACGGACCGCATCCGGGAGTTGGCCGTCGACCGGTAG
- a CDS encoding DMT family transporter, producing MSRSRTAGRFLLLCAVWGTAFMATDVGLADLPAVPFAAVRFDVAAVLLFAAVLVAGVEIRPRTRDDYVYVLVGGALIIGAHHAFLFAGQRYVTGGVAAVLLGLVPVVTPALTRLVSTDEEFTAATALGVALGFVGVVVIANPDPANLADSVLGVALVLAAALAFAVAAVVTHSRSPSMPFLATQAWMMAVGAVVLHAAVLALPGQSFAAATWTLSALAAVAYLSAVAGVGGFLLYFTLLDDLGPIEMSFIEYVIPVFAALAGWLVLGQEVTPATVGGFVFILAGFVAAKWRALRGT from the coding sequence ATGAGTCGCTCCCGGACAGCCGGCCGCTTCCTGTTGCTGTGCGCAGTGTGGGGGACGGCGTTCATGGCGACGGACGTCGGCCTCGCGGACCTCCCCGCAGTCCCGTTCGCCGCCGTGCGCTTCGACGTCGCTGCAGTACTGTTGTTCGCCGCCGTGCTCGTCGCCGGCGTGGAGATCCGCCCCCGGACGCGGGACGACTACGTCTACGTGCTCGTCGGCGGGGCCCTCATCATCGGCGCCCACCACGCGTTCCTGTTCGCCGGCCAGCGGTACGTCACGGGCGGCGTCGCCGCCGTGCTGTTGGGGCTCGTCCCCGTGGTGACCCCGGCACTCACGCGGCTCGTCTCGACCGACGAGGAGTTCACCGCCGCCACCGCGCTCGGCGTCGCGCTCGGGTTCGTCGGCGTCGTCGTCATCGCGAATCCCGACCCGGCGAACCTGGCGGACAGCGTCCTCGGCGTCGCGCTCGTGCTCGCCGCCGCGCTCGCGTTCGCCGTCGCCGCGGTCGTCACCCACAGCCGGTCGCCGTCGATGCCGTTCCTCGCGACGCAGGCCTGGATGATGGCCGTCGGCGCGGTCGTCCTCCACGCCGCCGTGCTCGCGCTCCCTGGCCAGTCGTTCGCGGCCGCCACGTGGACGCTGTCCGCGCTCGCCGCCGTCGCGTACCTCTCTGCGGTCGCCGGCGTCGGCGGCTTCCTGCTGTACTTCACGCTGCTGGACGACCTCGGACCGATCGAGATGAGCTTCATCGAGTACGTGATTCCCGTGTTCGCGGCGCTCGCGGGCTGGCTCGTGCTCGGGCAGGAGGTGACGCCTGCGACGGTTGGCGGCTTCGTGTTCATCCTCGCGGGGTTCGTTGCCGCGAAGTGGCGGGCGCTCCGTGGGACGTAG
- a CDS encoding YccF domain-containing protein translates to MAQRSLLVRALWFLFVGWWATPIVVNVAWLLNVTVVLLPVGIKLINLVPTVLTLAEPRSLSDPDSARGQRSLVVRAVYFVLVGWWLSLLWANVASALAITVVGLPIAIWMLNRLPYVTSLFRFHG, encoded by the coding sequence ATGGCACAACGGTCCCTGCTCGTTCGGGCGCTGTGGTTCCTGTTCGTCGGCTGGTGGGCGACGCCGATCGTCGTCAACGTCGCGTGGCTGCTCAACGTCACCGTCGTTCTGCTCCCCGTCGGGATCAAGCTGATCAACCTCGTGCCGACGGTGCTCACGCTCGCGGAGCCGCGGTCGCTGTCGGACCCCGACTCGGCCCGGGGGCAGCGGTCGCTCGTCGTTCGAGCGGTCTACTTCGTCCTCGTCGGGTGGTGGCTGAGCCTGCTGTGGGCGAACGTGGCGTCTGCGCTCGCGATCACGGTCGTGGGGCTACCGATCGCGATCTGGATGCTCAACCGGCTCCCGTACGTCACGTCGCTGTTCCGGTTCCACGGGTAG
- a CDS encoding peptidylprolyl isomerase: protein MTLEYTGRLDDGTVFDTSQESVAEEAGLAEAQPDREYTPLTVDVGAGQVIEGMEEGLIGLEAGETDTLTIPPEQAYGQPSDENVEEFDTDELRELLGGQLPEEGAYLEAQDGSQGEVVHVDDDTVRADFNPPLAGETLTFDVEILEVN from the coding sequence GTGACGCTCGAGTACACCGGCCGACTCGACGACGGCACCGTCTTCGACACGTCCCAGGAATCGGTCGCCGAGGAGGCGGGCCTCGCCGAGGCCCAGCCCGACCGCGAGTACACGCCGCTAACGGTCGACGTGGGGGCCGGACAGGTCATCGAGGGGATGGAGGAGGGACTCATCGGGTTGGAAGCCGGCGAGACGGACACGCTGACGATTCCGCCGGAGCAGGCCTACGGACAGCCCAGCGACGAGAACGTCGAGGAGTTCGACACCGACGAACTCCGGGAGCTGCTCGGCGGCCAGCTGCCCGAGGAGGGCGCGTACCTCGAGGCCCAAGACGGTAGTCAGGGCGAAGTCGTCCACGTCGACGACGACACCGTTCGGGCGGACTTCAACCCGCCGCTCGCCGGTGAGACGCTGACGTTCGACGTCGAAATTCTCGAAGTCAACTGA
- a CDS encoding bifunctional 2-polyprenyl-6-hydroxyphenol methylase/3-demethylubiquinol 3-O-methyltransferase UbiG: protein MDLQSHLGVRTLSWARAGATVTGVDIAAESVAVARDLAAEAGLADRAEFIQANVLDLPAAHDERYDIVVTNFGVLCWLPDLNAWASVVAELLEPGGVVYLAEHHPVATALSDSLGADGDPITVEHPYFSTETPATSGDARPHKWTHGLGEILTALIEAGIELEFVHEHPFSVIQRAPEMVQADNGTWQFDSDVDLPLLVTVKGTRRADGT from the coding sequence ATCGACCTCCAGTCGCATCTCGGCGTCCGCACGCTCTCGTGGGCCCGGGCGGGCGCGACGGTGACCGGCGTCGACATCGCCGCCGAGTCCGTCGCCGTCGCGCGGGACCTCGCCGCCGAAGCCGGACTGGCGGACCGCGCGGAGTTCATCCAAGCGAACGTCCTCGATCTGCCGGCCGCCCACGACGAGCGCTACGATATCGTCGTCACGAACTTCGGCGTCCTCTGTTGGCTGCCGGACCTCAACGCGTGGGCGTCGGTCGTCGCCGAGCTGTTGGAGCCGGGCGGCGTCGTCTACCTGGCCGAACACCACCCGGTCGCGACGGCGCTCTCGGATAGTCTCGGTGCCGACGGCGACCCGATTACGGTCGAACATCCGTACTTTTCGACCGAGACGCCGGCCACATCGGGCGATGCGCGGCCGCACAAGTGGACGCACGGACTGGGTGAGATCCTGACCGCGCTCATCGAGGCAGGTATCGAGCTCGAGTTCGTCCACGAACACCCGTTTTCGGTGATCCAGCGCGCACCCGAGATGGTGCAAGCCGACAATGGCACCTGGCAATTCGACTCCGACGTCGATCTCCCGCTGCTCGTGACCGTGAAAGGCACGCGACGCGCTGACGGCACCTGA